GCCCATCCCGGCGTCGGCCGCACCGGGCCGATCCGCGTCCTCGTCGTGCCGGTCCGCGCGCTCCTCCAGCCGGTGATCAAGGGACTCGGCGACCTCGAGCCGGTCGAGCTGTCCGTCGGCGACGAGCGGCCCCTCGAGGACGTCGCCGCCGCCCTCACCGCAGCCGCCTACTCACGGGTCGACATGGTCGAGTCGCGCGGCCAGTTCGCCGTCCGCGGCGGCATCCTCGACGTATTCCCGCCCGCCGAGGACCACCCGCTGCGCCTGGAGTTCTGGGGCGACACGGTCGAGGAGATCCGCTGGTTCTCCGTCGCGGACCAGCGCAGCCTCGACGTCGCTGACCACAACCTCTGGGCGCCGCCGGCCCGCGAGATGCTGCTGACCGGCGCCGTGCGGGCGCGGGCCAAGGCGCTCGTCGGGGACATGCCCGGCGCGGCCGACATGCTCGAGCGGCTCGGTGAGGGCATCGCCGTCGAGGGCATGGAGTCCCTGGCGCCGCTGCTCGTCGACGGCATGGAGCCGGTCCTCACCCTCGTCCCCGACGACACCCTCGTCGTCATGTCCGAGCCGGAGCGCGTCCGGCGGCGCGCCCACGACCTCGTGGCCACGACCGAGGAGTTCCTCGCCGCGGCCTGGGCGTCGGCGGCGGCGGGCGGCCAGACGCCGCTGCAGCTGCGCGAGGCGTCCTTCGCCACCCTCGAGGACACCCACGAGCTCGCCCTCGCCCGCGGGCTCGGCTGGTGGGACCTCACCACGCTGTCGGCCGAGCTGCCGCCCGTGGAGGAGGGGGAGGAGAGCAGCGAGACCGTCGCCGCGCGCGACGTCGAGCCCTACCGGGGCGACGTGCCGCGCGCCCTCGCCGACCTGCGCTCCCTCACCCGCGAGGGCTGGCGCCTGCTCATCACCACCCAGGGCCCGGGCCAGGCGCGCCGCATGGTCGAGCAGCTCGCCGACGCGGACGTGCCGGCCCGGCAGGTGGAGGACGTCCTCGAGGAGCCGCCGGGCGGCGTCGTCCTCGTGACGACGGCGGCGGTCCCGCGTGGCTTCGTCGCCACCGACCTGCGCCTCGCCGTCGTCACCGAGTCCGACATCACCGGCCGCGCCGGCACCTCCACGCGCGACATGCGCAAGATGCCCTCGCGGCGCCGCGGCGTCGTCGACCCGCTCGCGCTGCGGCCGGGGGACTACGTCGTCCACGAGCAGCACGGCGTGGGCCGGTTCATCGAGCTCGTCCAGCGGACCGTCGGGCGCGGCAAGGACGCGACGACGCGCGAGTACCTCGTCATCGAGTACGCCTCCTCCAAGCGGGGGCAGCCGGGGGACCGCCTCTTCGTGCCCACCGAGTCCCTGGACCAGGTGACGAAGTACTCCGGTGGCGAGGCGCCGACCGTGAGCAAGATGGGCGGCGCGGACTGGGCCAGGACGAAGAGCCGGGCGCGCAAGGCGGTCCGCGAGATCGCCGCCGAGCTCATCCGCCTGTACGCGGCGCGCGCCTCGACCAAGGGTCACGCCTTCGGCCCGGACACCCCGTGGCAGCGTGAGCTCGAGGACGCCTTCCCCTACGTCGAGACCCCCGACCAGCTCGTCACCATCGAGGAGGTCAAGGCGGACATGGAGCGCGAGATGCCCATGGACCGCCTGCTGTCCGGCGACGTCGGGTACGGCAAGACCGAGATCGCCGTCCGGGCAGCCTTCAAAGCGGTCCAGGACGGCAAGCAGGTGGCCGTCCTCGTGCCGACGACGCTGCTCGTCCAGCAGCACTTCGACACCTTCTCCGAGCGCTACGCCGGCTTCCCGGTCGAGGTCCGCGCCCTGTCGCGCTTC
Above is a genomic segment from Georgenia wutianyii containing:
- the mfd gene encoding transcription-repair coupling factor gives rise to the protein MRLTGLIPPLLADPAFARSVAAAAHGGERTVSIPLGLRAALVAAITGGETSADRPVVIVTATGREADDAAAALRNFLPDDDVAVLPAWETLPHERLSPRSDTVARRIAVFRRLAHPGVGRTGPIRVLVVPVRALLQPVIKGLGDLEPVELSVGDERPLEDVAAALTAAAYSRVDMVESRGQFAVRGGILDVFPPAEDHPLRLEFWGDTVEEIRWFSVADQRSLDVADHNLWAPPAREMLLTGAVRARAKALVGDMPGAADMLERLGEGIAVEGMESLAPLLVDGMEPVLTLVPDDTLVVMSEPERVRRRAHDLVATTEEFLAAAWASAAAGGQTPLQLREASFATLEDTHELALARGLGWWDLTTLSAELPPVEEGEESSETVAARDVEPYRGDVPRALADLRSLTREGWRLLITTQGPGQARRMVEQLADADVPARQVEDVLEEPPGGVVLVTTAAVPRGFVATDLRLAVVTESDITGRAGTSTRDMRKMPSRRRGVVDPLALRPGDYVVHEQHGVGRFIELVQRTVGRGKDATTREYLVIEYASSKRGQPGDRLFVPTESLDQVTKYSGGEAPTVSKMGGADWARTKSRARKAVREIAAELIRLYAARASTKGHAFGPDTPWQRELEDAFPYVETPDQLVTIEEVKADMEREMPMDRLLSGDVGYGKTEIAVRAAFKAVQDGKQVAVLVPTTLLVQQHFDTFSERYAGFPVEVRALSRFQSDAEAAAIREGLSNGKVDVVIGTHRLLTGEVRFKDLGLVVIDEEQRFGVEHKETLKQLRTDVDVLAMSATPIPRTLEMAITGIREMSTLATPPEERHPILTYVGPYEEKQVAAAVRREMLREGQVFFVHNRVSSIQRAAQRIAELVPEARVAVAHGQMGEHQLERVIQDFWNKEFDVLVCTTIVETGLDISNANTLIVDRADTFGLSQLHQLRGRVGRGRERAYAYFLYPPEKPLTETAHDRLATIASHTELGAGIQVAMKDLEIRGAGNLLGGEQSGHIAGVGFDLYVRMVADAVAEFRGEKEQEKAEVKIELPVDAHIPHEYIEHERLRLEAYAKISAADDDADIDAIRAELTDRYGPVPEQVERLFAVAALRTRARAVGLTDITAQGRYVRFAPVELPESAQLRLKRLYPGTVLKPAIRTILVPFPTTAKVGGKPLHDAALLVWAGELIDAVLSGSVAAAAQVATS